Genomic DNA from Haloplanus sp. HW8-1:
GGTCTCCTCGCCCGCTTCGAGGGCGTCGAGTTCGGCGTCGGGACCGTCAGTCCGAACCGACGACCCGTCCCGACCGCTCCTCGATGTCGAGCGCCCACACGTTGGGATGTTCCTCGATGTCGTGTTCTCCGAGGAGATCCGACTCGAACGCGTTGTCGGCCAGCGCCGCGCGTGCGGTGTCCCACCGGTTCGGAGTGATCCGGTCGATCGGACCCGCGACGATGGCGCTCCGCCAACTCCCGTCGGGGTCGACGTCGAAGGCGGCGAAACTCGCTTGCCGGGATTGCTCCGCGTAGCGCTCCTTTTTGAGTTTCGTAGAGCGACCGACGAACAGGAAATAGAGGGAGTCCCCGTCGTATCCGAACGACAGCGGGACACCGTATGGTACGCCGTCGACACTCATCGAGAGC
This window encodes:
- a CDS encoding pyridoxamine 5'-phosphate oxidase family protein; the protein is MSSPYHTLLGSKMDPSDIDEFLTRTGVGVLSMSVDGVPYGVPLSFGYDGDSLYFLFVGRSTKLKKERYAEQSRQASFAAFDVDPDGSWRSAIVAGPIDRITPNRWDTARAALADNAFESDLLGEHDIEEHPNVWALDIEERSGRVVGSD